The proteins below are encoded in one region of Flavobacterium sp. IMCC34852:
- the hpf gene encoding ribosome hibernation-promoting factor, HPF/YfiA family — MKVNVHAVNFTVDRKLVDFINERLGKLEKFYDKVVSSDVFLKVDNTSEKENKVVEVKIHVPGDDFMVKKQCKTFEEAVELSSESLERLLVKRKEKIRTHI; from the coding sequence ATGAAGGTAAATGTTCATGCAGTAAATTTCACTGTCGACAGAAAGCTGGTTGATTTCATCAATGAAAGATTAGGTAAACTGGAAAAATTCTACGACAAAGTAGTTTCGTCAGATGTTTTTTTAAAGGTTGATAATACTAGTGAGAAAGAAAATAAAGTAGTAGAAGTAAAAATTCACGTTCCGGGAGATGATTTTATGGTAAAGAAACAATGCAAAACATTTGAGGAAGCAGTAGAGTTATCATCAGAATCTTTAGAAAGATTATTGGTAAAAAGAAAGGAAAAAATTAGAACACATATATAA
- a CDS encoding tyrosine-type recombinase/integrase, which produces MENSKDKFRDYLLLEKKYSLHTVTAYLNDVGFFESFLSEAFEDNDLMKVNYSQIRAWIVSLSDDGISNASINRKISSLKSFYKFLLKTKQIEASPLLKHKALKAPKKLQIPFSEKELDLVLNQITYTDDFEGIRDKLIVDLFYTTGIRRAELINLRCHNVDLSNGTLKVLGKRNKERIIPILPIVENQIKLYTSERSGLQRIVDGEYFFLLLKGVKLNDSFVYRLINYYFSNVSEKVKKSPHILRHTFATHLLNNGADINSVKELLGHSSLASTQVYTHSSLAELKKVYGSAHPRNKK; this is translated from the coding sequence ATGGAAAATAGTAAAGATAAGTTTCGGGATTATTTGTTGTTGGAGAAGAAGTATTCTTTGCACACCGTGACGGCTTATTTAAATGATGTTGGATTTTTTGAATCTTTTTTGTCTGAAGCTTTTGAGGACAATGATTTGATGAAGGTCAATTATTCTCAAATTCGTGCTTGGATTGTTTCGCTTTCTGATGACGGGATTTCCAATGCTTCCATTAACCGAAAAATTTCATCCTTAAAATCGTTTTACAAGTTTTTGCTCAAAACAAAGCAAATTGAAGCGAGTCCGCTTTTGAAGCACAAAGCCTTAAAGGCACCTAAAAAGTTGCAAATTCCATTTTCGGAAAAAGAATTGGATTTGGTTTTAAACCAGATTACTTATACGGATGATTTTGAAGGTATTCGTGATAAGTTGATTGTTGATTTGTTTTACACCACCGGAATTCGTAGAGCGGAGTTGATTAATCTGAGGTGTCACAATGTTGATTTGTCAAACGGTACTTTAAAAGTTTTAGGGAAAAGAAATAAGGAAAGGATTATACCGATTTTGCCCATAGTTGAAAATCAAATAAAATTATATACAAGCGAAAGGTCAGGTTTACAAAGGATTGTAGATGGAGAGTATTTTTTTCTACTGTTAAAAGGCGTTAAATTGAACGATTCGTTTGTTTATCGTTTAATAAATTATTACTTTAGTAATGTCTCCGAGAAGGTGAAAAAAAGTCCGCATATATTAAGACATACGTTTGCGACACATCTTCTTAATAATGGGGCGGATATTAATTCGGTTAAAGAATTATTAGGGCATTCAAGTTTGGCCTCTACCCAAGTCTACACTCACAGCAGTTTAGCGGAACTTAAAAAGGTTTACGGTAGTGCTCATCCGAGAAACAAAAAATAA
- the rpsU gene encoding 30S ribosomal protein S21 yields the protein MLIIPIKDGENIDRALKRYKRKFDKTGTVRQLRARQAFTKPSVVRRAQIQKAAYIQTLRDSLEG from the coding sequence ATGTTGATTATACCCATTAAAGACGGAGAAAACATTGATAGAGCATTAAAGCGCTACAAGAGAAAATTTGATAAAACCGGAACTGTAAGACAACTTAGAGCGCGTCAGGCGTTTACTAAGCCATCAGTAGTGAGAAGAGCGCAAATTCAAAAAGCAGCTTACATTCAAACATTGAGAGACAGTTTGGAAGGATAG
- a CDS encoding acyl-CoA dehydrogenase family protein: MNSTYFTEEHELFRKSLQDFLQKEVVPHIEKWEKTGTIERFIWKKFGEMGFFGLAYPEAYGGMNLDLFYTVVFLEELQKIKSSGFAAAMWAHAYLAMTHLNAEGDERIKQDYLAPSISGDKIGALCLTEPFGGSDVAGMRTTAVKNGDKYIINGSKTFITNGVYADYYVVAAKTSPELGNKGISMFLVDTNTKGIAATKLDKLGWRASDTAEISFDNVEIPVTNLMGEEGKGFPYIMQHFALERLIMAINAHARAEYAIEYTLEYMSQREAFGKAINKFQALRHAMVDNATEVEHCKIFNYAAVARLDKGEYVVKEATMAKLKSTKVADEVIYSCLQMLGGYGYMEEYPLARLLRDSRLGPIGGGTSEILREILSKMIIDKQSYQPAVK; encoded by the coding sequence ATGAATTCAACTTATTTTACTGAAGAACACGAACTATTTAGAAAGAGTTTACAAGATTTTTTGCAAAAAGAAGTAGTGCCACACATTGAAAAATGGGAAAAGACGGGTACAATTGAACGCTTTATTTGGAAGAAGTTTGGTGAAATGGGCTTTTTCGGATTGGCTTATCCTGAAGCATACGGAGGAATGAATTTAGATTTGTTTTACACCGTTGTGTTTTTGGAAGAATTGCAAAAAATTAAATCTTCCGGTTTTGCGGCTGCCATGTGGGCACACGCTTATTTAGCGATGACTCATTTGAATGCCGAAGGAGATGAAAGAATCAAACAAGACTATTTAGCGCCCAGTATTTCCGGGGATAAAATTGGAGCCTTATGTTTAACTGAACCATTTGGCGGTAGCGATGTAGCCGGTATGCGAACCACTGCAGTCAAAAATGGCGATAAGTATATTATTAATGGTTCTAAAACTTTTATTACTAACGGAGTTTATGCAGATTATTATGTAGTGGCTGCGAAAACCAGTCCGGAACTTGGAAACAAAGGCATCAGTATGTTTTTGGTAGATACCAATACCAAAGGAATAGCGGCTACTAAGTTGGATAAATTGGGTTGGAGAGCTTCGGATACAGCGGAGATTTCGTTTGATAATGTGGAAATCCCGGTAACCAACTTAATGGGTGAAGAAGGAAAAGGTTTTCCTTATATTATGCAGCACTTTGCTTTAGAGCGTTTGATCATGGCGATTAATGCTCATGCTCGAGCGGAATATGCTATTGAATATACTTTAGAATATATGTCGCAACGAGAAGCTTTCGGGAAAGCCATTAACAAATTCCAAGCTTTGCGTCATGCTATGGTAGACAACGCTACGGAAGTTGAACACTGTAAAATTTTCAATTATGCTGCGGTAGCCCGATTAGATAAAGGAGAATATGTGGTAAAAGAAGCTACGATGGCCAAATTAAAATCGACTAAAGTGGCTGATGAAGTGATTTACAGTTGTTTACAAATGTTAGGCGGTTATGGTTATATGGAAGAATATCCATTGGCTCGATTGTTAAGAGACAGTCGTTTAGGACCGATTGGCGGAGGAACTTCAGAAATTTTGAGAGAGATTTTGTCGAAGATGATTATTGATAAACAAAGTTATCAGCCTGCGGTGAAATAA
- a CDS encoding ComEA family DNA-binding protein: MVQGNSILKSILSYSKSQRIGIILLFVVIVVFQGFYLFADFEAMETNDKEQANWLANQSLIDSLKLQSKNYKPKIYPFNPNFITDFKGYKLGMSVAEIDRLLAYRKQNKFVNSAAEFQAVTQISDSLLEEISPYFKFPDWVNHKKEYPSALAKTAYRKSEKITIKDINQATKEDLMRVYGIGDKISDRILEQKKKFGAFVSMEQMNDVWGLSPELIKELNQYFAVQSTPNIKKININQASVKDLAQFPFFKYPLAKEIVIYRSMNGDIKIEDLSKIKGFPVDKIKIIALYLEF, encoded by the coding sequence ATGGTGCAAGGCAATTCCATATTAAAATCGATTTTAAGTTATTCGAAAAGCCAACGAATCGGAATTATTTTGCTTTTTGTGGTTATTGTTGTTTTTCAAGGCTTTTATTTGTTTGCTGATTTCGAAGCTATGGAAACCAATGATAAAGAACAAGCAAATTGGTTGGCTAATCAAAGTTTGATTGACAGTCTCAAACTGCAAAGTAAAAATTACAAACCCAAGATTTATCCGTTTAACCCTAATTTTATTACCGATTTCAAAGGCTACAAACTTGGTATGTCTGTAGCGGAAATAGACCGATTATTGGCTTATCGAAAGCAAAATAAGTTTGTCAATTCGGCGGCAGAGTTTCAAGCGGTAACTCAAATTTCGGATTCCTTGCTAGAGGAGATTTCTCCCTATTTCAAATTTCCGGATTGGGTTAATCATAAAAAAGAATACCCTTCGGCCTTAGCTAAAACTGCATATCGAAAATCTGAAAAAATTACTATTAAAGACATCAATCAAGCAACCAAAGAAGATTTGATGAGAGTTTACGGAATTGGCGATAAAATTTCGGACCGAATTTTGGAACAAAAAAAGAAGTTCGGCGCTTTTGTATCAATGGAACAAATGAATGATGTTTGGGGTTTATCACCGGAATTGATTAAAGAATTAAATCAATATTTTGCGGTACAATCAACACCGAATATTAAGAAAATAAACATTAACCAAGCCAGTGTCAAAGACTTGGCGCAATTTCCTTTTTTTAAATATCCTTTAGCCAAAGAAATCGTCATCTATCGCTCGATGAATGGCGATATAAAAATTGAGGATTTGTCAAAAATTAAAGGATTTCCTGTCGATAAAATAAAAATAATTGCCTTATATTTGGAATTCTAA
- a CDS encoding PspC domain-containing protein gives MSPVIQLKYFFEKHGFHVSSRLADKLGMRASNVRLFFIYITFVTAGLGFGVYLTLAFWIKLKDLIRGKRTSVFDL, from the coding sequence ATGTCACCCGTAATCCAACTAAAATATTTCTTCGAAAAACACGGTTTTCACGTTTCATCTCGTTTGGCTGATAAACTGGGAATGCGGGCTTCGAACGTACGTTTATTTTTTATTTACATCACTTTTGTCACTGCCGGATTAGGATTTGGCGTGTATTTGACTTTGGCTTTTTGGATTAAATTGAAAGATTTGATTCGGGGTAAAAGAACTTCAGTGTTTGATTTGTAG
- a CDS encoding DUF2851 family protein, with translation MKEDFLHYVWQYKKFDFSNLTTVSGDELTILNSGQYLRQSGPDFFNAQIIIGNQKWAGNVEIHLKSSDWYLHQHENDPHYDNVILHVVWEHDTPIFRKDNSEIPTLELKTYVASGVLNQYLSLTTPKSWIYCENQIAKVDQLMFKNWQERLFFERLEAKATPIEVLLQETDNDWEAVLFYRLAKNFGLNTNGEIFLKMAKSIPFSIIRKEGFEVENLEALLFGKADLLPVEAEDFYTKDLQNRSIYMTQKHRLKKVFIEPVQFFKHRPDNFPTIRLAQLAMLYHKQQNLFSKIISTHSLADFYKLFNVGVSSYWENHYQFEKESPRKKKQFSKSFIDLLVINTIVPFQFAYAKSQGKEISESLLQLMETIAPEKNIIIEKFSNFGVKSKNAFETQSLLQLKNSYCNHSKCLQCAIGIQLLKN, from the coding sequence GTGAAAGAAGATTTTCTTCATTATGTCTGGCAATATAAGAAGTTTGACTTTTCCAACCTAACGACGGTTTCAGGAGATGAGCTAACCATTCTTAATTCCGGACAATATTTGAGGCAATCCGGTCCCGATTTTTTCAATGCACAAATTATTATTGGTAACCAAAAATGGGCAGGCAATGTCGAAATTCATTTGAAGTCTTCGGATTGGTATTTGCACCAGCACGAAAATGATCCTCATTATGATAATGTAATCCTGCATGTGGTTTGGGAACATGACACGCCGATTTTCAGAAAGGACAATTCGGAGATTCCGACTTTGGAACTCAAAACGTATGTGGCCAGTGGTGTTTTGAATCAGTATTTATCATTGACCACACCAAAATCTTGGATTTATTGTGAAAACCAAATCGCTAAGGTTGATCAATTGATGTTTAAAAATTGGCAAGAGCGATTGTTCTTCGAACGTTTAGAAGCAAAAGCCACTCCGATAGAAGTACTTTTACAGGAAACTGATAACGATTGGGAAGCGGTTTTGTTTTACAGATTGGCTAAAAATTTCGGTCTGAATACCAATGGCGAAATCTTTTTAAAAATGGCGAAGTCAATTCCGTTTTCCATCATCAGAAAAGAGGGTTTTGAAGTTGAAAACTTAGAAGCGTTATTGTTTGGCAAAGCCGATTTACTACCTGTGGAAGCGGAAGATTTTTATACTAAAGATTTGCAAAATCGTTCAATCTATATGACGCAGAAACATCGTTTAAAAAAAGTTTTTATTGAACCGGTTCAGTTTTTCAAACACCGACCCGATAATTTCCCGACGATTCGCTTGGCACAATTGGCCATGTTATACCACAAACAGCAAAATTTGTTTTCCAAAATAATAAGCACGCATTCCTTAGCTGATTTTTACAAGCTTTTTAACGTTGGCGTTTCTTCCTATTGGGAAAACCATTATCAGTTTGAGAAAGAAAGTCCGAGAAAGAAAAAGCAATTCTCCAAATCTTTTATCGATTTGTTGGTGATTAATACCATTGTGCCGTTTCAATTTGCTTACGCCAAAAGTCAAGGCAAAGAAATTTCAGAATCGCTTTTGCAGTTAATGGAAACTATAGCGCCCGAAAAGAATATTATCATTGAAAAGTTTTCTAATTTTGGAGTGAAATCAAAGAATGCTTTTGAAACGCAATCGCTTTTGCAATTGAAAAACAGTTATTGCAATCACAGTAAGTGTTTACAGTGCGCCATTGGAATTCAACTTTTAAAAAATTAA
- a CDS encoding PNGase F N-terminal domain-containing protein, which translates to MKKLLFALLLSISGNSFAQNYKITYLKSSNGSLLENQDAVWVFTNTNQTLLSSENINNQKATFPFEQTNIDRKSNSFYQTATLNQSEVIAMKDSISLAKQTFEYLNDTKKILGYDCKKAKTIVNSNTIEFWYTDALKVKGSPVVLGQNLGLVLEMVRNGNFVIAATKVEKIKSFPIIELPKKSVDGLTYKDLLWKSRFTTINVFKDQIINFSDASKSNDSILRFANGTIAVRKVKFPEIKIGSQIFVDVTEQSNGDAYDRTGSFFMIPTDKELSFLNGLQNGAKTLPIYTNGNGKEYQGVVTTENYNPIVELMRFFTPFGVKQYNYLELKNKTWADNVLYRQDISDLRSLLSGQEVWLGINIGNYDKGGHKVSANITIHTEEESKIKPTQIVPLFCTNNIMEMAGQEYGTMFNNDKGLEVTFTLDQPMKNCKLRYITTGHGGWENGDEFVPKKNSIYLDGAATFSFTPWRQDCGSYRLSNPASGNFPNGLSSSDYSRSNWCPGTVTNPVFIDLGDLAAGTHTIQIKIPQGLPEGGSFSAWNISGALIGE; encoded by the coding sequence ATGAAAAAATTACTTTTTGCTCTTTTGTTGTCCATCTCAGGAAATAGCTTTGCCCAAAACTATAAAATTACTTACCTGAAAAGTTCGAACGGAAGCTTGTTAGAAAACCAAGATGCGGTTTGGGTTTTTACCAATACTAACCAAACTTTATTGAGTTCAGAAAACATCAACAATCAAAAAGCAACCTTTCCTTTTGAACAAACCAATATCGACAGAAAAAGCAATTCTTTTTATCAAACGGCGACCTTAAACCAATCGGAAGTCATTGCGATGAAAGACAGCATTTCATTGGCGAAGCAAACCTTTGAATACTTAAATGATACCAAAAAAATCTTGGGCTACGATTGTAAAAAAGCGAAAACCATTGTCAACTCCAACACCATTGAATTTTGGTATACAGATGCGTTAAAAGTCAAAGGTTCGCCGGTAGTTTTAGGTCAAAATTTGGGTTTGGTTCTCGAAATGGTGCGCAACGGCAACTTTGTGATTGCAGCTACTAAAGTGGAAAAGATAAAATCATTTCCGATAATTGAATTGCCTAAAAAGTCTGTTGACGGATTAACTTATAAAGATTTACTTTGGAAAAGCCGTTTCACCACAATCAACGTTTTCAAAGACCAAATCATCAACTTTTCCGACGCCTCAAAATCTAATGATTCTATTTTGCGCTTTGCCAATGGAACAATAGCCGTTCGAAAAGTTAAATTTCCTGAGATAAAAATTGGGAGCCAAATTTTTGTCGATGTAACTGAGCAATCTAACGGCGATGCTTATGACCGAACCGGTTCGTTTTTTATGATTCCAACCGATAAAGAACTGTCGTTTTTAAATGGATTGCAAAATGGCGCCAAAACCTTACCAATTTACACCAATGGTAACGGTAAAGAATACCAAGGTGTTGTAACCACTGAAAACTATAATCCTATAGTGGAATTGATGCGTTTCTTTACGCCTTTTGGAGTGAAACAATACAACTATCTTGAGTTGAAAAACAAAACTTGGGCAGACAATGTATTGTATCGTCAGGACATTTCAGACTTGCGCAGTTTATTAAGCGGCCAAGAAGTTTGGCTCGGGATTAATATTGGGAATTATGACAAAGGCGGTCATAAAGTTTCGGCGAATATTACCATTCATACCGAAGAGGAAAGTAAAATTAAACCAACACAAATTGTGCCTTTGTTTTGTACCAATAACATCATGGAAATGGCCGGTCAGGAATATGGCACGATGTTCAATAATGACAAAGGTTTGGAAGTTACCTTTACATTAGACCAACCCATGAAGAATTGTAAACTGCGTTATATCACAACAGGTCATGGCGGTTGGGAAAATGGAGATGAATTTGTACCCAAAAAAAATTCGATTTATTTAGACGGTGCAGCAACTTTCAGCTTTACGCCTTGGCGACAAGATTGTGGTTCGTATCGCTTGTCGAATCCGGCTTCCGGGAATTTTCCGAATGGATTGTCTTCTTCGGATTACAGCCGATCGAATTGGTGCCCGGGAACGGTGACCAATCCTGTCTTTATTGACTTAGGCGATTTAGCAGCCGGAACACATACGATACAAATTAAAATCCCGCAAGGTTTACCTGAAGGCGGAAGCTTTAGTGCTTGGAATATTTCGGGCGCTTTGATTGGGGAATAA
- a CDS encoding pyridoxal-phosphate dependent enzyme, which produces MNYAENILGTIGNTPLVKLNKVVEGIDALVLAKVETFNPGNSTKDRMALKMVEDAEADGRLKPGGTIIEGTSGNTGMGLALAAIVKGYKCIFVITDKQSKEKMDILRAVGAKVIVCPTDVEPTDPRSYYSVSKRLSTEIPNSWYVNQYDNPSNALAHYQQTGPEIWEQTDGKVTHFVVGVGTGGTISGIGKYLKEKNPNIKVWGIDTYGSVFKKYHETGIFDENEIYSYITEGIGEDILPQNVDFSVIDGFTKVTDKDAAVYTRKIALEEGIFVGNSAGACVKGLHQLKEHFTKDDVVVVLFHDSGSRYVGKMFNDDWMRERGFLDEEITKAEDVIKDHKDKPLVIVRTEELVSHAIERLKKYNISQIPVIDTTGFVGSIDETDLFRSYVEDKNIADKPIREIMGKPYPIVNANAPIEEISKLINKDNQAVLVDLGNGKHHIITKHDIISSIK; this is translated from the coding sequence ATGAACTACGCAGAAAACATATTAGGCACTATCGGTAACACGCCTTTAGTGAAATTAAATAAAGTGGTTGAAGGTATTGATGCCTTGGTTTTGGCCAAAGTAGAGACCTTCAATCCCGGCAATTCTACCAAAGACCGAATGGCACTCAAAATGGTAGAAGACGCTGAAGCCGACGGAAGACTAAAACCGGGCGGAACCATTATCGAAGGAACTTCAGGAAACACCGGAATGGGATTAGCTTTAGCCGCTATCGTAAAAGGATACAAATGTATTTTTGTCATCACCGACAAACAATCCAAAGAAAAAATGGATATCCTGCGCGCTGTTGGTGCCAAAGTAATCGTTTGTCCAACCGATGTAGAACCAACTGATCCGCGTTCGTATTACTCGGTTTCCAAAAGATTAAGTACTGAAATCCCCAACTCTTGGTACGTAAACCAATACGATAATCCAAGCAATGCTTTAGCCCATTACCAACAAACCGGACCCGAAATTTGGGAACAAACCGATGGAAAAGTAACACACTTTGTGGTTGGAGTAGGAACGGGCGGAACTATTTCCGGTATCGGAAAATATTTAAAAGAAAAAAATCCTAATATCAAAGTTTGGGGCATCGATACTTACGGTTCGGTCTTCAAAAAGTACCACGAAACCGGAATCTTCGACGAAAACGAAATCTATTCTTATATCACCGAAGGTATCGGGGAAGATATCTTACCCCAAAACGTAGACTTCTCGGTAATTGATGGTTTCACCAAAGTAACCGATAAAGATGCTGCAGTTTATACCAGAAAGATTGCTTTAGAAGAAGGGATTTTTGTGGGGAATTCTGCCGGTGCTTGTGTCAAAGGATTACACCAGTTAAAAGAACATTTCACCAAAGACGATGTAGTGGTAGTTTTATTCCACGACAGCGGTAGTCGTTACGTAGGGAAAATGTTCAACGACGATTGGATGCGCGAAAGAGGTTTCTTAGACGAAGAAATCACCAAAGCGGAAGACGTGATCAAAGACCACAAAGACAAGCCATTGGTAATCGTACGCACCGAAGAATTAGTATCACATGCTATCGAACGTTTGAAAAAATACAACATCTCTCAAATCCCGGTAATCGATACCACAGGATTTGTAGGAAGCATAGACGAAACCGATTTGTTCCGAAGCTACGTAGAAGACAAAAACATAGCCGATAAACCAATCCGTGAAATTATGGGCAAACCTTATCCAATTGTAAACGCTAATGCGCCAATAGAGGAAATTTCCAAACTCATCAACAAAGACAACCAAGCCGTGTTGGTAGATTTAGGAAATGGAAAGCATCATATTATTACGAAACACGATATTATCAGTTCGATAAAATAG
- a CDS encoding putative porin → MRYLLFILFLLSLQPVSSQERRSEKVSKLDKKFTPTQRNEAKTDSVDSKTAKKAPYDYYRIISLQKDTTYVDTSLTIKKEYEYNYLRKDIFGLLPFANEGQTYTVLDYGYKKFSAFPEIGFSGKHFNYMKPDDIKYYSVATPITELYFKTVMEQGQNVDALISVNTSERFNMSVAFKGLRSLGKYINQLSSTGNFRFTSSYNTLNKRYYLNLHFTGQDFLNGENGGITTLEDFEGEETAFQNRARLEVYLRDAKTFMKAKRIFFDHNFRINSKAGNNNLYLTHQFNYENKFFEYNQKTVVSTVGEEQTQVYRFGDAFVSSGVNDKTRYNRMYNKVGAVYENALLGKFQFFAEDFRYNYYYNRILILPSGAVPSSINDEINTVGGQYQYRKNKWNGTFLYSNSISNQSLSNFDAQLTYKLNDKNEFLFQYQMLNKIPDHIFNLYQSSFVAYNWYNNFKNEKINNLEVTAKTQWLDASVQVSSLNDHLYFSDDSTEAQQQLISPKQYNKTINYLSVKVSREFKWWKLALDNTILYQQVDQEDDILNVPQIVSRNTLYYTDYFFKKALFLQTGFTLNYFTKYYANDYNPVTAEAFVQNTREIGEFPMVDFFVNARIRQTRIFFKLEHLNSKMTGNTFYNAPNYPYRDFMIRFGLVWNFFQ, encoded by the coding sequence ATGAGATATCTTTTATTTATACTTTTTTTACTTTCATTACAACCCGTATCTTCCCAAGAAAGAAGAAGCGAAAAGGTCAGTAAACTCGATAAAAAATTTACGCCTACCCAAAGAAATGAAGCCAAAACTGATTCTGTTGATTCTAAAACAGCCAAGAAAGCACCATATGACTATTATAGAATCATATCGCTTCAAAAAGACACCACTTACGTAGATACCTCATTAACCATCAAAAAGGAATACGAATACAATTATCTTCGAAAAGATATTTTTGGGCTCTTACCTTTTGCCAATGAAGGACAAACCTATACTGTCTTGGATTATGGTTATAAAAAATTCTCCGCTTTCCCTGAAATTGGTTTCTCAGGTAAACATTTCAATTACATGAAGCCCGATGACATAAAGTATTATTCTGTTGCAACCCCTATAACCGAATTGTATTTTAAAACCGTAATGGAACAAGGCCAAAATGTAGATGCGCTAATCTCAGTCAATACTTCTGAACGGTTCAATATGTCGGTTGCCTTCAAAGGATTGCGTTCTTTGGGGAAATACATCAACCAGTTGTCAAGCACCGGAAACTTCCGATTTACTTCAAGTTATAATACCTTAAACAAAAGATATTATCTCAACCTACATTTTACCGGACAAGATTTTCTCAACGGTGAAAACGGAGGTATTACAACTTTAGAAGATTTTGAAGGCGAAGAAACAGCTTTTCAAAACAGAGCCCGATTGGAAGTCTACCTAAGAGATGCCAAAACTTTTATGAAGGCAAAGCGAATCTTCTTTGACCACAATTTCAGAATCAATTCGAAAGCCGGAAACAACAATCTCTATCTGACACACCAATTCAATTACGAAAACAAATTCTTTGAATACAACCAAAAAACAGTAGTTTCAACTGTCGGAGAAGAACAAACACAAGTCTATCGTTTTGGAGACGCCTTCGTCTCCTCGGGTGTCAACGACAAAACCCGTTACAACCGAATGTACAACAAAGTAGGCGCGGTTTACGAAAATGCATTACTCGGAAAATTCCAATTCTTCGCCGAGGATTTCAGATACAATTACTATTACAACCGCATTCTAATTTTGCCTTCAGGAGCGGTACCAAGCTCCATCAATGACGAAATCAACACCGTCGGGGGCCAATATCAATACCGTAAAAACAAATGGAACGGAACTTTTCTATACTCTAATTCCATCTCTAATCAGTCGCTGTCTAATTTTGATGCCCAACTGACCTACAAACTCAACGATAAAAATGAGTTTTTGTTCCAATACCAAATGCTGAACAAAATTCCCGATCATATTTTCAACTTGTACCAAAGCAGTTTCGTGGCATACAATTGGTACAACAATTTCAAAAATGAAAAGATAAACAACCTTGAAGTTACCGCCAAAACCCAATGGTTGGATGCTTCTGTACAAGTGAGTTCACTCAATGACCATCTCTATTTCAGCGATGATTCTACCGAAGCGCAACAACAATTGATTTCCCCAAAACAATACAACAAAACCATCAATTACTTATCCGTAAAAGTCAGCCGCGAATTCAAGTGGTGGAAATTAGCACTCGATAATACCATTTTGTACCAACAAGTCGACCAAGAAGACGACATCCTCAACGTACCGCAAATCGTAAGCCGAAATACTTTGTATTACACGGATTATTTCTTCAAAAAAGCCTTGTTCCTTCAAACCGGTTTCACACTCAACTATTTCACAAAATACTACGCCAACGATTACAACCCCGTAACCGCTGAAGCTTTTGTACAAAATACCCGAGAAATAGGTGAGTTTCCAATGGTCGATTTCTTTGTCAATGCCAGAATACGCCAAACGAGAATCTTCTTCAAATTAGAACATTTAAATTCTAAAATGACCGGCAATACGTTCTACAACGCACCCAATTATCCTTACCGCGACTTCATGATTCGTTTTGGTTTAGTATGGAATTTTTTCCAGTAG